A DNA window from Arachis duranensis cultivar V14167 chromosome 3, aradu.V14167.gnm2.J7QH, whole genome shotgun sequence contains the following coding sequences:
- the LOC107478957 gene encoding uncharacterized protein LOC107478957, with protein MSTQPHMNTKEVTEFLIEKFSLCPHPKMVYRAVKEARDKIMGNKMEPYKRMRDYCEQILSSNPGSTTDACKQGFKDGCRPLLQFGGCFLKTYYGAWLLAVVVQDANNRFYVIAYGVVRANTKDAWKWFLINLQENIRDDTNHDWNLYRTNRRCTTVAEFKECMEKLKAVNQGAWEYLSKFEPEIWVKAYFLHGAKVDNLTNNICEVFNAKIVNHRCKLILTMCKEIRCYLIRRMVNHKRVLDNHPGKLAPVQQNRMERLINISTKWMVEWVGDNERKRFEVMNTAGPSLPNVAPGPIRVIRSTLVIALLGPTVTQARPPAPTSSRPFKPPRKAPSTAGPVQELPQGPTPSNTQPAAQNQEAPPPTLPSASTSKDSTE; from the exons ATGTCTACCCAACCACACATGAACACAAAGGAGGTAACAGAATTCCTTATAGAGAAATTTTCACTATGTCCTCACCCTAAGATGGTTTATAGAGCAGTAAAGGAGGCTAGGGATAAGATCATGGGTAACAAAATGGAACCATACAAGAGAATGAGGGATTATTGTGAACAGATTCTGAGTAGCAATCCAGGTTCAACAACAG ATGCTTGTAAGCAAGGATTCAAAGATGGGTGTAGGCCTTTGTTGCAATTCGGTGGGTGTTTTCTCAAAACATATTATGGGGCTTGGCTTCTAGCAGTAGTTGTGCAAGATGCAAACAACCGGTTTTATGTCATTGCATATGGGGTTGTCAGGGCTAACACCAAGGATGCTTGGAAGTGGTTCCTAATAAATCTTCAGGAGAACATAAGAGATGATACAAACCATGATTGGAACTTATATCGGACCAACAGAAG ATGCACTACTGTCGCAGAATTCAAGGAATGCATGGAAAAGTTGAAGGCAGTTAACCAAGGTGCTTGGGAATACCTTAGTAAGTTTGAGCCAGAAATATGGGTAAAGGCTTACTTTTTGCATGGGGCAAAGGTTGAcaacctcacaaataacatatGTGAGGTGTTTAATGCTAAGATCGTGAACCACCGATGTAAGCTTATCCTAACCATGTGTAAAGAAATCAGGTGTTACCTAATAAGGAGGATGGTGAATCACAAGCGAGTACTAGACAACCACCCTGGGAAGCTTGCACCAGTTCAGCAAAATAGGATGGAGAGGTTAATCAATATTAGCACTAAGTGGATGGTGGAATGGGTTGGTGACAATGAACGGAAGAGGTTTGAG GTTATGAATACAGCTGGCCCAAGTCTTCCAAATGTTGCACCAGGTCCAATAAGAGTGATAAGATCCACACTTGTGATAGCACTACTAGGGCCAACAGTTACTCAAGCTAGGCCACCGGCCCCAACTTCAAGCCGTCCATTTAAACCTCCAAGAAAAGCTCCATCTACG GCAGGACCAGTTCAGGAACTTCCCCAAGGACCAACTCCATCTAACACACAACCTGctgcacaaaatcaggaagctCCACCACCAACTTTACCAAGTGCATCAACATCTAAGGATTCAACGGAGTGA
- the LOC107478828 gene encoding WD-40 repeat-containing protein MSI4: protein MESPPSAGAASPTVGKKKETRGRKPKPKPKDEQHTKTIKEGKKTPHQQHHQQHHHHQPSVDDKYTQWKSLVPVLYDWLANHNLVWPSLSCRWGPQLEQATYKNRQRLYLSEQTDGSVPNTLVIANCEVVKPRVAAAEHISQFNEEARSPFVKKYKTIIHPGEVNRIRELPQNSKIVATHTDSPDVLIWDVESQPNRHAVLGATNSRPDLVLTGHQDNAEFALAMCPTEPYVLSGGKDKTVVLWSIEDHITSSATDSKSGGSIVKSNSKSGEGNDKSADGPSVGPRGIYCGHDETVEDVTFCPSSAQEFCSVGDDSCLILWDARVGSSPAVKVEKAHNADLHCVDWNPHDVNLILTGSADHSVRMFDRRNLTSNGVGTPIHKFECHKAAVLCVQWSPDKASVFGSSAEDGLLNIWDYEKVGKKIERSGKSVSSPPGLFFQHAGHRDKVVDFHWNAQDPWTIVSVSDDCESTGGGGTLQIWRMSDLIYRPEEEVLAELEKFKSHVVACASKTEK, encoded by the exons atGGAGAGTCCGCCTTCAGCTGGTGCCGCCTCTCCTACGGTGGGGAAGAAGAAGGAGACAAGGGGCCGAAAGCCCAAGCCCAAGCCCAAGGACGAACAACACACCAAGACCATCAAAGAAGGCAAGAAGACCCCCCATCAGCAGCACCATCaacaacaccaccaccaccaacctTCGGTGGACGACAAGTACACTCAGTGGAAGTCTCTTGTTCCCGTTCTCTATGACTGGCTCGCCAACCATAACCTCGTCTGGCCTTCTCTCTCTTGccg GTGGGGTCCTCAGCTGGAACAAGCTACTTACAAGAATCGCCAGCGTCTATACCTCTCTGAGCAG ACTGATGGAAGTGTTCCAAATACACTGGTCATTGCGAATTGTGAGGTTGTTAAGCCTAGGGTCGCAGCTGCAGAGCACATTTCACAG TTTAATGAAGAGGCGCGCTCTCCATTCGTCAAGAAGTACAAGACCATTATACATCCAGGAGAG GTGAATAGAATTAGGGAATTGCCGCAGAACTCTAAGATAGTGGCTACTCATACAGACAGCCCTGAT GTCCTCATTTGGGATGTTGAAAGTCAACCTAATCGTCATGCTGTCCTTGGAGCTACAAATTCTCGTCCAGATTTG GTGTTGACTGGACACCAAGACAATGCGGAATTTGCCCTTGCAATGTGCCCAACTGAACCCTATGTGCTTTCAGGAG GAAAGGACAAAACGGTGGTGCTGTGGAGTATTGAAGACCATATAACATCTTCTGCCACAGACTCCAAATCAGGGGGATCCATTGTCAAATCAAACTCCAAATCTGGCGAAGGCAATGATAAATCTGCTGATGGCCCTTCTGTTGGACCACGAGGTATCTACTGTGGGCATGATGAAACTGTGGAGGATGTGACTTTCTGCCCTTCTAG TGCACAGGAGTTCTGTAGTGTTGGAGATGATTCTTGCCTCATATTATGGGATGCTCGTGTTGGCTCTAGTCCTGCAGTTAAG GTTGAAAAAGCGCATAATGCTGATCTTCATTGTGTTGACTGGAATCCACATGATGTTAATTTGATTCTTACTGG GTCAGCAGATCATTCTGTTCGCATGTTTGATCGCCGCAATCTCACCTCTAATGGAGTTGGAACACCAATCCATAAATTTGAGTGTCACAAAGCTGCTGTTCTTTGTGTTCAG TGGTCTCCAGACAAAGCATCTGTATTTGGAAGCTCGGCAGAAGATGGTCTCTTAAACATTTGGGACTATGAGAAG GTTGGTAAAAAAATAGAGCGCTCCGGAAAATCCGtaagttctcctccagggttgtTTTTCCAGCATGCAGGCCATAG GGACAAAGTAGTTGACTTCCACTGGAATGCACAGGATCCATGGACAATTGTTAGCGTCTCTGATGATTGTGAAAGTACTGGTGGTGGGGGAACATTACAG ATATGGCGCATGAGTGATTTGATCTACAGACCGGAAGAGGAGGTTTTGGCGGAGCTGGAGAAATTCAAAAGCCACGTTGTGGCGTGTGCCTCGAAGACCGAAAAATGA